The Campylobacter sp. MIT 99-7217 genome includes a window with the following:
- the hisH gene encoding imidazole glycerol phosphate synthase subunit HisH: MKLAIIDTACANLASLSFALKRLGFESVISDDIKELEKADKLFLPGVGTAYKAMLNLEQKKLVEFIKNTKKPLLGICLGMQILGEFSQELNQKTLGIMPFETVKFSQKEGFSLPHMGWNDISSSHPLFKGLNGAFFYFVHSYCVKQSDHKIASCEYSEDFVAALAKNNFYGVQFHPERSGEAGELLLKNFTEL; this comes from the coding sequence AAACGCCTTGGCTTTGAAAGCGTGATTAGCGATGATATAAAGGAACTTGAAAAGGCTGACAAGCTCTTTTTACCAGGAGTTGGCACGGCTTACAAGGCTATGTTAAATTTAGAGCAAAAAAAACTTGTGGAATTTATCAAAAACACGAAAAAGCCCTTGCTTGGAATTTGCCTTGGTATGCAAATTTTAGGCGAGTTTTCCCAGGAATTAAATCAAAAAACCCTAGGCATAATGCCCTTTGAGACTGTGAAATTTAGCCAAAAAGAGGGATTTTCTCTGCCTCACATGGGCTGGAATGATATTTCTAGCTCTCATCCTCTTTTTAAGGGGCTTAACGGGGCTTTTTTTTATTTTGTTCATAGTTATTGCGTAAAGCAAAGTGATCATAAAATCGCAAGTTGTGAATATAGCGAGGATTTCGTCGCAGCCCTTGCTAAAAATAATTTTTACGGCGTGCAGTTTCACCCTGAAAGAAGTGGGGAAGCTGGAGAGCTTTTGCTTAAAAATTTCACTGAACTTTAA